Genomic segment of Ignavibacteriota bacterium:
ACTCGGTATGTGGACTTCGACACGGCCCGACCGGTATTTGCCACAAAGCCCGATAAATGCCACATTTCGCATGTGGTGGCCGATACAGATTCGTGGGAACAGAAACTGGCGCAATCGTTGGAGGATATGCCCGAGGTGTTGTGTTACGTAAAAAACCACAATGTGAACTTCACCATCCCGTACACGATGAACGGGGAAGAGCACAACTACGTGCCGGATTTTCTGGTCCTGTACAACGACGGGCGTGGAACTGACGATCCACTGCACCTCATCCTCGAGGTGACGGGCGAGAAGAAACCGGACAAGGAGGCCAAGGTGACCACTGCGCACACCTTGTGGGTGCCGGCCGTGAACAATCATGGCGGCTTCGGCCGCTGGGCCTTTGTGGAAATCACCGATCCCTGGAATGTGCAGACGTTGCTCCGCACCAAATTGGCGCAATAATCCCTGTCGCGGCGTTTTGAGGAGAGTGTAGTACATGGCGAAGAAAAAAGACACCCCTGTTCGTATCGATTCCATCCGCCACAAGGATAAACGTGCAAACATCCCCACCGAGGAATTACGCGACTTTGTGGAGAAGGAAGAACGTTCACCGGATACACTGCTCTACCCGCGTGACCCGTCGCTGGACCCGCAGCTCGTGTGGAAGGGCAAAGATGAACAGGACCGTGCCGATCTCGCCGTGCCGGTTGTCCCTGTGTACATACAGGAGAAGATACACCCGCAGGCCATCATCGACGCACTCCCGCGTCTGAAGAAAGACGACAGCGGCCAGCCCGACTTGTTTTCGGACTTCAACGGCGGGCCCGCGGATTTTGAGAAAAAGGTGGACTTCTACCACCACGAACAGAACTGGACCAACCGCCTTATCCTGGGTGATTCATTACTTGTAATGGCATCCCTCGCCGAAAAGGAAGGACTCAAGGGCAAGGTCCAGACCATCTACATGGATCCACCCTACGGCATCAAGTTCGGCTCGAACTGGCAGGTGAGTACACGCAAACGTGATGTAAAAGACGGGAAAGCCGAAGATACCACGCGGCAGCCCGAGCAGGTGAGGGCTTTTCGGGATACGTGGAAGCTGGGTATACATTCATATCTAGCATATCTTAGAGATAGGCTCCAATTATCACGCGAGCTGTTAACGCAGTCAGGGAGCATCTTTGTTCAAATAGGTGATGAGAATGTTCATTTAGTGCGTAGTGTATTAGACGAAATCTTCGGTAGTACAAATTTCTGTTGTCAAATCGCGTTTTCTAAGACGACCGGACAAACAACTAAACTACTTGCCCCATCCATCGACTATTTGCTTTGGTATGCAAAGGATATTGACGCGGTTAAGTACAGGCAGTTGTTCAGAGATAAATCTATCGATTCTGACACTGCGGGGGTATATAAATGGGCTGAGTTAAATGATGGGACACGATGCAGATACTCCTCGATAAAACAAGAAGAATCGAAAAATGATAGTGAAAAACATAGAATATTTCGAATTAGTGACATCAGAAGTCAGAGTGGTGGAGTTAATTCCGCTTTTCGCGTAGTGTTTAAAGGAAAAGTGTATGAACCGCACCCAAACTATTGGAAGACGAATAAAGAAGGGATCTCAAAACTCATTATTGCGGACAGAGTCGCAGTCACAGGAAATACACTTGGTTACATTAGGTATTTAGATGATTTTCCTGCTACCCCGTACTCTAACTATTGGCAGGACACTGGTACTGGTAGTTTTACTGAGGACAAGGTATATGTTGTACAAACTTCTATTAAAGTAATCCAGCGCTGTCTCCTCATGACCACCGATCCTGGTGACCTCGTTCTTGATCCCACTTGCGGGAGCGGGACAACGGCATACGTCGCCGAGCAGTGGGGCCGCCGCTGGATCACCATCGACACCTCACGTGTGGCCCTCGCGCTTGCGCGGACCCGGCTTATGGCCGCCAAGTATCCCTTTTACCTGCTGGCGGATTCAAAAGAGGGGATTAAAAAGGAGGCGGAACTTACAGGTCGTATCCCGCCCGAACACAAACCGGATGGCGACATCCGCAAGGGTTTTGTCTACAAACGTGTTCCACACGTCACACTCAAGTCCATCGCGAACAACCCCGACATCGTTGAAGGTATGACCCGCGCGCAGATCGACGCGGCCATCGCGAGGCATGCCGAGAGTGAAACCCTCTACGATCAGCCCTACGAGGATGCGGGCCGCATCCGGGTCTGTGGTCCCTTCTCTGTTGAAAGTCTCTCCCCCCATCGCGTCCTCGCAACCGCCGACGAGAACATGGACGGCACCGTCACCGAGCAGGAGGCGCGCAGGCAGCAGAACTTCACGTCAATGATACTCGAGAACCTCAAGAAGGCGGGTGTGCAGAACACACGCAAACAAGAACGCCTCGTCTTCTCGCGCCTCGATCCCTGGGCAGGCGCCTGGATACACGCAACTGGGGAGTACAACGACGCCGACAACAAAACACGGCGTGTGGCTGTGTCACTCGGGCCTGAACACGGCACTGTTGGTCCCATGCAAGTGAAGGAAGCTGCCAAGGGGGCAGTGCAGGGCGTTGGGTTCGACCT
This window contains:
- a CDS encoding site-specific DNA-methyltransferase, giving the protein MAKKKDTPVRIDSIRHKDKRANIPTEELRDFVEKEERSPDTLLYPRDPSLDPQLVWKGKDEQDRADLAVPVVPVYIQEKIHPQAIIDALPRLKKDDSGQPDLFSDFNGGPADFEKKVDFYHHEQNWTNRLILGDSLLVMASLAEKEGLKGKVQTIYMDPPYGIKFGSNWQVSTRKRDVKDGKAEDTTRQPEQVRAFRDTWKLGIHSYLAYLRDRLQLSRELLTQSGSIFVQIGDENVHLVRSVLDEIFGSTNFCCQIAFSKTTGQTTKLLAPSIDYLLWYAKDIDAVKYRQLFRDKSIDSDTAGVYKWAELNDGTRCRYSSIKQEESKNDSEKHRIFRISDIRSQSGGVNSAFRVVFKGKVYEPHPNYWKTNKEGISKLIIADRVAVTGNTLGYIRYLDDFPATPYSNYWQDTGTGSFTEDKVYVVQTSIKVIQRCLLMTTDPGDLVLDPTCGSGTTAYVAEQWGRRWITIDTSRVALALARTRLMAAKYPFYLLADSKEGIKKEAELTGRIPPEHKPDGDIRKGFVYKRVPHVTLKSIANNPDIVEGMTRAQIDAAIARHAESETLYDQPYEDAGRIRVCGPFSVESLSPHRVLATADENMDGTVTEQEARRQQNFTSMILENLKKAGVQNTRKQERLVFSRLDPWAGAWIHATGEYNDADNKTRRVAVSLGPEHGTVGPMQVKEAAKGAVQGVGFDLLIVCGFAFDPHVSEEVKRYGSLTVLPAKMNPDLAMGDELLKKTGAGNLFMVFGEPDVEVREDFDGRIIVEIKGMDVYDPSTGQIRNSSTDDIACWFIDTDYNGESFFVRHAYFTGADEPYDKLKRALRADIDEAAWTTLYSTISTPFTKPLSGKIAVKVINHYGDEVVRVVGV